One Setaria viridis chromosome 7, Setaria_viridis_v4.0, whole genome shotgun sequence genomic region harbors:
- the LOC117865703 gene encoding uncharacterized protein, producing MAEPQDPLAWVPSVDIDVMDPSLQGYEHVMNWMAQRDLDRAGPGQDNLFRDVPLTSATEGWRRVNFLYPDRPTVSILIDEIDSYLVAIQKGDGKWLKFSDRPIPLPADHPAVESMDIQSSYVHLTRGFIREQLVFGTPVLTNLYHVLLHFNPNIGLMNRQMIRQRKALVQLIVLFCEAVRFRQMRARLLEIMEDGQSVTLPRKMWPWLQEWSTASKFALSCKEREGHGNMQDDPSLLRSVEGLEIKSREDVPGFLGLILRSAFVPAP from the exons ATGGCTGAGCCACAGGATCCGCTCGCG TGGGTTCCTTCAGTGGATATCGACGTAATGGATCCGTCCCTCCAGGGGTACGAGCACGTGATGAATTGGATGGCGCAGCGGGATTTGGATCGTGCCGGCCCGGGGCAGGACAATCTCTTCCGCGACGTCCCCCTCACTTCTGCGACGGAAGGGTGGCGTCGTGTCAACTTTCTGTACCCTGACAGGCCGACGGTCTCCATACTAATCGACGAGATCGATTCCTACCTTGTGGCCATACAGAAGGGGGATGGGAAGTGGCTCAAGTTCTCCGACCGCCCTATTCCACTTCCAGCAGACCACCCTGCAGTTGAGAGTATGGACATACAGTCATCTTACGTTCACCTGACCCGTGGCTTCATCAG GGAGCAGTTGGTGTTCGGAACTCCAGTATTGACTAATCTCTACCATGTGCTTCTTCATTTCAATCCAAATATTGGATTAATGAATCGACAAATGATAAGGCAAAGGAAGGCACTGGTTCAGTTGATAGTCCTATTCTGTGAAGCTGTCCGCTTCAGGCAAATGCGAGCAAGGCTTCTGGAGATCATGGAGGATGGCCAAAGTGTCACTTTACCTCGGAAGATGTGGCCATGGCTTCAGGAATGGTCCACAGCGTCAAAGTTTGCCCTGAGCTGCAAGGAAAGAGAGGGACATGGCAATATGCAGGACGACCCTAGTCTGTTGCGAAGCGTTGAGGGTCTTGAAATCAAGAGCAGAGAGGACGTACCTGGTTTCCTTGGCCTCATTTTGCGCTCGGCCTTTGTTCCTGCTCCTTAA